ATCTTTTGAGGAGAAAAAACAaagctcttaaaaaaatatataaaataatttgttaaacaataaacataaaagcaatttgaatatacacaataaaaagtaaGTGTTAGATAAGAccaatattttgatgtattgaTCATCTATAAAGCCAAAATAGAAAAGTTTTTATGTTACTTCAAAGTTCAAAAGTGTTTCTATTCACCAGCTTTTacggtacctactaaataactaataagtaagaAGGTATGCTTTAAATAcccataggtaggtaggtaattacaattacttattattaattataatagtcacTAGTTTTTGGTGTAgttttttgagcatttttttcttttaggatcgactaatgtaaaaaaattatatttgattaataattaacatacctaggtactaatataaataataaaataagtctaAATTCATCTGAAATGAATGTTTCAcattaaatttctaaataatttcaaGAAGTATTAACATTATACTGTTGATGTAGAAGCGTGTTGTTGCATTGCAGCCAGTTAATTATAATCTCGGATTACTGTATATTAATGCAAAAAACTTGTCCACCAAAACCATGGTTCGAACTTGACACCCCTGTTTAAATCCCTTGTTTAAGAACTTCATGAGTTGGACTTCTTATTTACCTTTTTCACAACAAAATGTAGCCTATCTTCTTTCCAGTGGTCTAACCTATCTCTataccaaatttcatcgcaatcggaTGAACGGATTAGGAATACATAAAGGACTTAGGTGCAAAAAATTGTTtgtcttttatatttatagattattcatatattatagtgcacGTTTATTAATAAGTTGTTgctaaattaaacttttttttttcaaagtatacCATAGTACTAACTTATTAGGtaggacaatattataataggaacAATTTGTTTCAACATTTTGAAGTATGAATaagctacataatataaagttatgaagatggtaatttataattatgtattttgaaaTCTGATAACCGTTTAAACCAAATGTCCAGTCACCCAATCCAATGtattgtaaaaaatgaatactatCCTAAATAAAGCTAGTTTAAATTACCTAACACagaatattatgcatattgatGCACTATTATTTGACGTTTAGggagatataaaattaaaaagcatattttttgttttattgttaaaaagtgtGATCTTTTTGATAATctatgaaaatttttattttttttttgtattcattaaaatttctAGAATAATTCAAATTGACACATAATCAACAACCAAACAatcaatagttataaataataaacagatctattttttttctattcataacattttaggTTGGCTGTTCAGTGTAAACTATGGTCTATGTTACATTTatacaagtaataaataaacaactaaacaagaaatttattattagttttattacaaacaattgaaaataagtaaaacgacaattatattcattgtaATAACTTCGGCAAAAAGAGTGTATGATATAAGGTTAAGTTTTTTCAGACAAATTTGAAATGAACTGTACTAATGCTCTCGTAGGTTTGCCAGACATACCACTGGAAATGTACAAACCATCAGTTCCATTGGATTTCATTACTCCAGCAATATCCATGTGAATCCAATCGCCGGGTGGAGCAAATTcctgtaatatatacattacacataatatagataatattgttcctattttcttaatatttttttttttatatccaatcATATACCTTTAAAAATGCTGCAGCTGTACAGGCACCACCACCTTTTCCTTTCCCAATGTTGTCCAAATCAAAACCAGAATAACCTGAAGagacataaataaaacaaacacttaATCAAGACGTATCAACTTGTTATACAAGAATAATTAGTTTTGTGATgatgttttaatacaaaattttgaaatcaaCTAACACTTATATCATGTTCATTAGAgtatctttttaatattttttattagtttggtAAGTACCTTTTATTAATGAAGAATAATAGTTCCATAAGGGAAATCGCCACATTCTGTCACCCGTGTAGTAGCCGGCTGACTCTATAGCAGCCCATGGTATGCTAGATGAACTAAACACTCCAGTAGCAGCTTCTCCAATGGCCACCGCCATAGCACCTATTTAACACCATagacatatttacatattttataagaacaTATTGTGATACAATTATTCTAACCTAAATGTAAttgaaacaaatatatatattgacctGTTAGAGTAGCAAGATCTATAGTGATTTTTGGCTTGAACGTAGCTGCATAACAGAGAGCATCCGCAAGTATTAGTCTACCTTCTGCATCTGTATTGTCTACTTGTATAGATTTACCGTTCATGGCAACAATAACATCTCCCGGCTTTAGTGCACTACTGCTGGGCATATTTTCACATAATGGAGTCAgacctaaaaatataaatgtttaatactatGGACCCTTTAacaaaaccaatataataaattacattcataGAATGTGTAAAATTTCCTCggcttttatacatataaacttTTTACtccaaaattcttttttttactcACCTATCACATTAATTGGGAGTTTTAATTCAGCAATTGCAGAGATGGCAGCTACTACATTTGCAGCACCCATCATATCAGCTCGCATTTCACCCATAGCTGCTGATGGTTTGATTGAAATGCCTCCACTGTCAAATGTTACTCCTTTGCCTGTCAAACATAAGACAAATGTTTGCTACTTTTTGTTTTAcacaaattcaatatttgatTAGCATACCAACTAAAACTACAGGTTGGTCGTTTTTGGGTCCACCTGAATAATTGATTTCCAAAAATGATAAAGGTTGTGTACTGCCTTTTGCAACATTTAACAGGCctcccatttttttttcttcagccCAACATTTGTCTCGCACTATTACATTAACACCAAGTTTTCCAAGTACATCTTGAACTTCCTAAGAAAaaatatggttattttttacaaattaaataaacatcaagttaaaatgaaataaaacaaagctttataaataattactatattatcataatataaaacaaacaacttggaaacaatatttatttggaCATATGTTTTACAGTTTTACACTTGTTATATCTTATATCTCTTAAATCTTTTTgcagttattagttatttgaatagttttttgaaCAATATAAAACAAGAGTTATATACCCATTAATAAGACGAATACACAAATGTTTCTACtcttaaaacattattacattatttaagtaaaataaaaataaaatgtatacattacttTTGAGAACACAGTTGGAGTCATGTGATTAGAAGCAGATTCAGTAAGCTTTCTTGACCAATTTTGAGCATTCGATTTAATTATTCCGCGACACCACCCATcgctacatttttataaaaaggaaagcctaatataagtttttactaatatttagttacttaaaaatattataccatcaaTTAACAAACCTGTATGTATCttcaaataatgatatttttggaatttcatCTTTTTTGTTCTTATACTCTTGAAATTTCCAAGTTCCCAACGTAGAACCTTCAGCAGCACTTTCTGAATCACTCATAGcagaaacaaatatattttggataCCACAATCTACAAGACTACGACAACcatctaaaatacaattttttcattacacacaaaattataattaacaaataaattatgtcattgaattaCTAGCTGTTGCGATgcgaatattttcttttttagcaTCAATTCCATCACTATTTTCTTTATCGTCTAATTCTTCTTTACCAATTCCAACCACGGCAATTGTTCCATACTTAAGattagtgttaaaaaataaccgAGATTTTCCTTTTTTCATAAACCCCTTTCctctagaaaaatataatattaataaattactacaaTACTTAACTTAATTGTTTCAAATGGagaggaaataaaaaaataatcaacaaagttttaaaaattactattatcatattatataaatatatttttagtaaatttgcatacatatttaaCTGTTcatctacataaaatattttcaacacaaTTATAATCagctaatagtaataataataaaaatataaatttatctattataaatactatgtaGGACAATGGACATTTGGCTTATGGAAGCACACAAATTTACAGATACTTAATATTGGTAATTCTAAATTTatcaatacaacataataatattcaaacacaCACTTTGTCAgcagtgtacatattataataaaacacaaaatatcacactatttcaaaatatattgcataAAAATGAGATAAATAgatgattttatataaaaataaataataacattaactaatttaaaaatatacagttttatgGTGATAATGAAatgaatcataaaattatttaagttcaaGAACTTTAATAATTCCTTGACTATTAGCTGCCATGAGTATATTGGATGTTTGACGCCAGCAAACAGCGGAAACAAATTCATTAACGTCATCATCCCTTCGTCTATCTTTTTCTTCTTCAGATGCACTCAAAATTGCGTTATTTGCTTCAAATTTAAACGTGAATAATTTTCTTTGTAATCCTTTGTAGTAGATATATAGAGAATTATTTTCAGATCCACAAGCTATGTAATCACCGTCCGTGGCCAAGCCAACAAAGTTTTTTTCGTTAACATGACCAACAAAAGAACGAACACATCCTTCGTGGGCTTCATTGACATTCCATAGTTTTAACTGACTATCGGTTGACGCAGACACCATTTCTTTTCCATTTAAGAATTTGACATATGACACGGCTTTTTTGTGCCCTTTGAATATAGCTAAAGCACGTTTAGCATGTctcaaatcataataatgaaCACAATGATCAGCAGAGCCAAATGCCAGGTAAGAAGCACCAACTGGATTGAACTTAACACAACATACATTGGCTTTTGCTTCAAGACATGCAACAGACCGTTCTTGATTAAGTGTCCAAAGTTTAACACGTGCATCATCTGATCCAGAAGCCATAAGGCCAGCATCAGCCTTATTGAAATCAACACTCCAACATCGTTTTTCATGTTCACGAAATATCCTGGTACGTTGACCTGTACCTGCGTCCCACACACATACAGCCCCTTCATAATCACTACTAGCAacagtattttttctataagaGTTCCAACTAACACAAGATATCTTTGAAGCAGATATCATTTCTACACAAGGGTAATGAATGTCAACACTGTCACGCAATACACAatcatattcaaatactttaatGCGTTTTGTTACACCAGCTATAGCGAAATATTCATCATCTTTATCAAATTCAATACTTGATACTATAGTTGAGTTATTGAATATATCAGTGCCATAATTCAGTGTAGCTATGGGTCTAAGGGCATTAAACTTAGAAAATTTCACTAGATTTTCTCGAAACTCGTCCAATCCTTTTTCGTGATCTTTTTCTTTAACATTTCCATCTTCTTCTGCTGAGTGTCTATTACCAAACACTAATTCTTTTGCTCtcaatgaaaaataacaatcaacaaaatcatcaaaatgtGAACACATACGTCTACGTTGAATATTACCCGGGATACAATTATTAACACTGCTTATTGGAGGAGTGTTAtcaaatttttcattgatattattgtgttctatATCTGTAGCAACAGGTTTTTTGGCTTCCcattcttttaaaattttttttacaaaagccACATCTTTTTTTACTAACTCCACTTGTCTTCCAATCCGGCGCATTTGTGATTCTTTATCACATAATAACCTTTCAAGAAATTCATAGAGTAATCGATTTTGAGCCAAAGCTGACTCAGCTTCAAGTTTACGCTTACGTCGAGTTAAAAGTTCCAACATTGCATCAACATCAGATAATGTTAATTTCTTAGATTCAGCATTGACAAATCCTCGTAGTCCAGCAATTAAACCCAGTTTACTAGAGTTTTCTAATTTACGTCCAGGATTTACAAGTTTATACTTGGTTACCAATTTATCAAGTGCTAGATTTGGAAATATATCACAGATGCCTCCTGATAACATGTTACCACATTTTGGGCAAGACGAATTTGTTTCTAGACTCCTAGAAACACAACTATAGCAAAATGAATGCCCACACTTGGTGATATGTGCTTCATGGATAATATCATAGCATACAGGACAAGAATAATCAGATGAAGAGTTTGATAATGAAGTGTCAGTGGAATCCAAATGTTGACGTTTGATTGCACGTGATCCGGAGTTCTCTTCCTCCGTCATTTCAGacatggtttttttatttttattttaatacattttagtatgtcgcaaactgaaaaaataagaaataatgtgttttattatatattaatatatcatacagGCATAAATTCAAAATCTTAAAGAGGAGTTACTTGTAAaccactttaaataataaaataatatttcacattaacattaaaagtagcaatttttttaaaactaataaaaaaatatatataaaagaaaataagaaagaaaagtacctaccaaatttgtatttaatacgaATCTGTAAATATGGCTtcaagaatataaaattataaatctttaaaaaaaagaaaataaatagtgaAAAAGTAATGaagaatttgtaaaatatagtttatagagCAAAAGCTAATTTGGAAGGTTAGGATACCTTTAATGCCACATTCAAAGTACTATGATTTATTATTCATGCCTAATTCTTATGACACattaataactatacataatcATCTCTTATCATTTCAGTTTACGAAATGCAAACTTAAatcaaattgttaaataatcataccaatttatatcaattaaaacattattctaagtaggtaggtatgaggtatctaaattatttttctcgTACTTTTCTATATGTAACACCACACGTCTTACAAAAATAAGGAAATACaggaaattgaaataattatttaatcctGATTGAATTATATTCCttgttttataggtatattaaattgttgtattcAGTATTTAATACAGACATTTGATATACAGTATTGACAAGGAGTATTTACtataattctgatttttatatacatttttaatgaggTTATTCCCAGGGTTATCCTACAAAATACAAGCTATATTTCTGTGGCTGAGGTGATTAAATGTACAGTAGGTgctgttgtatttattttgtcaatattttataaatacaattttaaaaattagttggtataattgattttatatatttgtaatgttttaaaaaaaacatgtctgTATGGTTGTTAAAATCAAAGCCCACTGGCTTGCTTTGTCAAAAGCATGGTAATTCCTAGTTATGCCACTAAAtaactatagaaaataaaaaaaggtacaAGGTACTTAGACACCGAGTTGATTATTaaggtttataatttataggtaggtatgaagaatttgttaataaatgatAAGTTTGGTAtaatggtaatttttatttctaaactatatatttttttatttttttatgtaggtagatGATTtctttaatcattttatagtgttgactaaaaaataatggtaGGTATTTAGAAGGGAAATATAGCATAATGAAACAATGTTaacatagatattaaaaaataataataataataaagtaacataacataatatattttaggtaataaaataaaa
This genomic window from Metopolophium dirhodum isolate CAU chromosome 1, ASM1992520v1, whole genome shotgun sequence contains:
- the LOC132934325 gene encoding cytosol aminopeptidase-like isoform X2, which produces MYLRASTSLSRITAIANRRSPAVVKRRDYSDNADSAKRGLVVGVYIDDSGNNVKLTPAADQINQESGGAILKALKIGKGFMKKGKSRLFFNTNLKYGTIAVVGIGKEELDDKENSDGIDAKKENIRIATANGCRSLVDCGIQNIFVSAMSDSESAAEGSTLGTWKFQEYKNKKDEIPKISLFEDTYSDGWCRGIIKSNAQNWSRKLTESASNHMTPTVFSKEVQDVLGKLGVNVIVRDKCWAEEKKMGGLLNVAKGSTQPLSFLEINYSGGPKNDQPVVLVGKGVTFDSGGISIKPSAAMGEMRADMMGAANVVAAISAIAELKLPINVIGLTPLCENMPSSSALKPGDVIVAMNGKSIQVDNTDAEGRLILADALCYAATFKPKITIDLATLTGAMAVAIGEAATGVFSSSSIPWAAIESAGYYTGDRMWRFPLWNYYSSLIKGYSGFDLDNIGKGKGGGACTAAAFLKEFAPPGDWIHMDIAGVMKSNGTDGLYISSGMSGKPTRALVQFISNLSEKT
- the LOC132934325 gene encoding E3 ubiquitin-protein ligase COP1-like isoform X1, which produces MSEMTEEENSGSRAIKRQHLDSTDTSLSNSSSDYSCPVCYDIIHEAHITKCGHSFCYSCVSRSLETNSSCPKCGNMLSGGICDIFPNLALDKLVTKYKLVNPGRKLENSSKLGLIAGLRGFVNAESKKLTLSDVDAMLELLTRRKRKLEAESALAQNRLLYEFLERLLCDKESQMRRIGRQVELVKKDVAFVKKILKEWEAKKPVATDIEHNNINEKFDNTPPISSVNNCIPGNIQRRRMCSHFDDFVDCYFSLRAKELVFGNRHSAEEDGNVKEKDHEKGLDEFRENLVKFSKFNALRPIATLNYGTDIFNNSTIVSSIEFDKDDEYFAIAGVTKRIKVFEYDCVLRDSVDIHYPCVEMISASKISCVSWNSYRKNTVASSDYEGAVCVWDAGTGQRTRIFREHEKRCWSVDFNKADAGLMASGSDDARVKLWTLNQERSVACLEAKANVCCVKFNPVGASYLAFGSADHCVHYYDLRHAKRALAIFKGHKKAVSYVKFLNGKEMVSASTDSQLKLWNVNEAHEGCVRSFVGHVNEKNFVGLATDGDYIACGSENNSLYIYYKGLQRKLFTFKFEANNAILSASEEEKDRRRDDDVNEFVSAVCWRQTSNILMAANSQGIIKVLELK